A single genomic interval of Lathyrus oleraceus cultivar Zhongwan6 chromosome 7, CAAS_Psat_ZW6_1.0, whole genome shotgun sequence harbors:
- the LOC127102739 gene encoding uncharacterized protein LOC127102739: protein MGGSKASSTSEVGNGLPRCGCNETMKLLVSKSIENPGRKFWKCRNNMNGCGLFLWDDLVSEFAVKETNPSGCRQCEVNKAYLIEFAKEIVEEIDCRVGKLNKLEKLKKKIAMEKRKNLWLMFVIGLSWMLIAAMVKLV, encoded by the exons ATGGGTGGCAGCAAGGCATCTTCCACGAGTGAAGTTGGAAACGGCTTACCAAGATGTGGATGCAATGAAACCATGAAGTTGTTGGTCTCCAAGTCAATTGAAAACCCCGGTCGCAAATTTTGGAAATGCAGGAATAATATG AATGGGTGCGGTTTATTTTTGTGGGATGATTTGGTCAGTGAGTTTGCAGTGAAAGAAACCAATCCGTCCGGATGCCGCCAATGTGAAGTCAACAAGGcttatttgattgaatttgcTAAAGAGATTGTTGAGGAGATAGATTGCAGAGTCGGAAAGCTTAACAAGTTAGAAAAACTGAAGAAAAAGATTGCAATGGAAAAGAGGAAAAATTTATGGTTAATGTTTGTAATTGGTCTGTCATGGATGTTGATAGCAGCTATGGTTAAGTTAGTCTAA